The Metabacillus sediminilitoris genome window below encodes:
- the thiE gene encoding thiamine phosphate synthase, with protein sequence MSRISIEQMRNLLKVYFIMGSNNCQQEPTHVLELALKGGITLFQFREKGTSAYTGDEKYQFAKKLQTICKENNVPFIVNDDVELALLLDADGVHIGQDDESAEMVRRKIGNKILGVSTHNLEEVEKAIAEGADYVGIGPIYSTTTKEDAKSAQGTTLIAEVRSKGIEIPIVGIGGITSENASPIIKSGADGIAVITDISLANDPRENASKLINSISI encoded by the coding sequence TTGTCAAGAATTTCAATCGAACAAATGCGGAATTTGTTAAAAGTCTATTTCATTATGGGCAGTAATAATTGCCAACAGGAACCTACTCATGTATTAGAACTAGCGCTGAAAGGTGGAATTACACTTTTTCAGTTTCGCGAAAAAGGAACGAGTGCCTATACAGGAGATGAAAAATATCAATTTGCAAAAAAATTACAAACTATTTGCAAAGAAAACAATGTTCCTTTTATAGTTAACGATGATGTTGAGCTAGCCCTTTTACTCGATGCAGACGGTGTTCATATTGGGCAGGATGATGAATCAGCTGAAATGGTGAGACGCAAGATCGGAAATAAAATTCTCGGCGTTTCCACTCATAATCTTGAAGAGGTTGAAAAAGCAATTGCTGAAGGTGCAGATTATGTGGGAATTGGACCTATCTACTCAACAACAACGAAAGAAGATGCAAAGTCAGCTCAGGGAACAACTCTTATAGCGGAAGTTCGAAGCAAAGGCATTGAGATACCAATAGTAGGAATCGGGGGAATTACATCAGAAAATGCTTCACCTATTATAAAAAGTGGTGCAGATGGTATTGCCGTGATTACAGACATTAGCTTGGCTAATGATCCAAGGGAAAATGCTAGTAAATTAATAAATTCAATTTCGATTTAG
- a CDS encoding YwaF family protein, whose amino-acid sequence MQTFFQFHSKLEPFRLFSREHLITIAIILVLGILLFIFREEIQKQEKRRIIRLSLALLLLASDASYHIWLVSKNTWSFKKALPLHLSDLAVILAIVMLLTGSFRLFQFMYFAGLGSSIQAVLTPDLGRYSFPHFRYIEFFVSHGGVVLACLFMVFAFKYRPTIRSMWMTVLLVNLYAICIFFLNKWLGANYLYIMKKPGNASLLDVLGPWPWYLISLEIIMIVTFYLLYSPFWLKREMDRK is encoded by the coding sequence ATGCAAACATTTTTTCAATTTCACTCAAAACTAGAGCCGTTTCGTCTTTTTTCAAGGGAGCACCTCATAACAATCGCAATCATTTTAGTTCTTGGTATTCTTCTGTTTATCTTTAGAGAGGAGATTCAGAAGCAGGAGAAAAGAAGAATAATTCGACTCTCTCTAGCACTTCTCTTATTGGCTTCTGATGCTAGTTATCATATATGGCTTGTAAGTAAGAATACTTGGTCGTTTAAAAAGGCTTTGCCACTGCATCTTAGTGACCTTGCTGTCATTCTTGCTATCGTCATGCTACTAACGGGTAGCTTCCGACTTTTTCAATTTATGTATTTTGCCGGTTTAGGCAGTTCTATTCAAGCCGTCCTAACACCTGATCTTGGTCGGTATTCGTTTCCTCATTTTCGATATATTGAGTTTTTTGTTTCTCATGGTGGAGTGGTGCTTGCCTGTTTGTTTATGGTTTTTGCCTTTAAATATCGGCCGACGATTCGTTCCATGTGGATGACCGTGCTTCTTGTCAACCTTTATGCCATTTGTATATTTTTTCTTAATAAGTGGTTGGGGGCAAACTACCTCTACATCATGAAAAAACCTGGAAACGCTTCTCTTTTAGATGTTCTGGGGCCATGGCCGTGGTATCTTATTTCTCTAGAGATCATAATGATTGTGACCTTTTACCTTCTGTATAGTCCGTTTTGGCTAAAAAGGGAAATGGATAGAAAGTAA
- the thiD gene encoding bifunctional hydroxymethylpyrimidine kinase/phosphomethylpyrimidine kinase: MTIGKALTIAGSDSGGGAGIQADLKTFQELNVFGMSAITAVTAQNTLGVHGVYPLSVEAVVKQIEAIGTDLGADAVKTGMLFSSEIIQAVSECIIRFKWENIVVDPVMIAKGGASLLQNEAIAALKKHLLPLAMVITPNIPEAEVLADMSIDTIDDRLEAAKRLHQLGAKHVVMKGGHGREEELVDILYDGVEFTYFKGKRMVTKNTHGTGCTFAAAVTAELAKGKSVKHAVETAKRFIQAAIEDDLEIGSGHGPTNHWAYQKRQRGVK, from the coding sequence ATGACGATAGGCAAAGCATTGACAATTGCAGGATCTGATAGTGGAGGCGGTGCGGGTATTCAGGCTGATTTAAAAACATTTCAGGAGTTAAACGTTTTTGGAATGTCAGCCATTACAGCTGTCACAGCGCAAAACACACTTGGTGTTCATGGGGTATACCCTTTATCAGTCGAGGCAGTCGTTAAGCAAATTGAGGCAATAGGCACAGACCTTGGAGCAGATGCAGTAAAAACCGGTATGTTGTTTAGTAGTGAAATCATACAAGCTGTTTCCGAATGTATCATAAGATTTAAATGGGAAAATATTGTTGTTGATCCAGTCATGATTGCAAAAGGGGGAGCTTCATTGCTGCAAAATGAAGCAATTGCAGCGCTGAAAAAACATCTGCTTCCTTTAGCAATGGTCATCACACCAAATATTCCGGAGGCAGAAGTACTAGCAGATATGAGTATTGATACGATAGATGATCGTCTAGAAGCAGCGAAACGATTGCATCAACTAGGGGCCAAACATGTTGTCATGAAAGGCGGTCATGGAAGGGAAGAAGAGTTGGTTGACATTTTATATGACGGCGTAGAATTCACCTATTTTAAAGGGAAACGAATGGTAACCAAGAATACACATGGTACAGGCTGTACCTTTGCTGCAGCAGTGACTGCAGAATTGGCAAAGGGAAAATCAGTCAAACATGCGGTTGAAACAGCAAAACGTTTTATACAAGCAGCGATTGAAGATGACTTAGAGATTGGAAGCGGTCATGGTCCTACAAATCATTGGGCTTATCAAAAACGACAAAGAGGAGTGAAATAG
- the thiM gene encoding hydroxyethylthiazole kinase, with amino-acid sequence METIQLVKTLENVRKINPLVHNITNVVVTNFTANGLLALGASPVMAYAKEEVADMAKIAGALVLNIGTLSPDEIEAMIIAGKSANEHGVPVIFDPVGAGATPYRTETSHRIVKEVKISILRGNAAEVANVIGEEWTIKGVDAGEGTGNIVELAQIAARKLNTVVVITGKDDVITDGETTYLVHNGHPILTKVTGAGCLLSSIIGAFAAVEKDLLVASVSALAAYGVTAETAAKQTAEEGPGSFQIQLLNKLATISPEEIQTNANVEKL; translated from the coding sequence ATGGAAACAATACAATTAGTCAAAACGTTAGAAAATGTTAGAAAGATCAATCCACTTGTACACAATATTACAAATGTTGTCGTAACAAATTTTACGGCGAATGGACTATTAGCATTAGGTGCATCACCTGTTATGGCGTATGCAAAAGAAGAAGTGGCAGATATGGCTAAAATAGCTGGTGCCCTTGTCTTAAATATCGGAACACTCTCACCTGACGAAATCGAGGCGATGATCATTGCAGGGAAATCAGCAAATGAACATGGTGTACCTGTTATTTTTGATCCTGTTGGTGCCGGTGCTACTCCTTATCGAACAGAAACATCACACCGAATCGTAAAGGAGGTAAAGATCTCCATTTTAAGAGGAAATGCAGCAGAAGTTGCCAATGTGATTGGTGAAGAATGGACGATTAAGGGTGTAGATGCAGGTGAAGGGACTGGTAACATCGTTGAATTAGCGCAAATTGCTGCAAGAAAACTAAATACTGTTGTTGTTATTACTGGAAAAGATGACGTGATTACAGATGGAGAAACAACATATCTTGTCCACAATGGCCATCCGATTTTGACAAAAGTAACAGGAGCTGGCTGTTTATTAAGCTCGATCATAGGAGCTTTTGCAGCTGTTGAAAAGGATTTGTTAGTAGCTTCGGTTTCAGCTTTAGCTGCATATGGAGTAACAGCTGAAACAGCGGCAAAACAAACAGCAGAAGAAGGACCAGGCAGCTTCCAAATCCAATTATTAAACAAATTAGCAACAATTTCACCTGAAGAAATACAAACAAATGCGAATGTTGAAAAACTGTAA